The proteins below are encoded in one region of Odocoileus virginianus isolate 20LAN1187 ecotype Illinois chromosome 18, Ovbor_1.2, whole genome shotgun sequence:
- the LOC110122590 gene encoding spermatogenesis-associated protein 31D4-like: MEFRKWNVLSFLSSPTDPCLSFGSTSLDIDSDLFFLCGLGLLLLFLWYLVGLPCLPTFCKIKGIQKRQGRTRRRRKGGTLAGWKFHQIETEEKTKLISILKSPLGQHDDTIRFRQLLCPDPFCEVCNNATAEVNWLLFPEALEDSASSMSPLASTASVADSSLTLSPAFSAVSPGDLLPASLPEPSPMPPSILPPSSMTPLADFFSPSPLGHTLALEPFASLDSEFPVDYSSPQPLAFSPLLPHGTQTVDPVLPPETTLSLNTILSLDPTLSHDINRLSDLSQAMNPTDSFAPPTLSVLPQPDCTLTVTQSKSIAILLTPVPENLPTESPGMLSTYVPKLTGIDHSRLSISDFSWWQVHAKDLIPSTLAQCDFNQEFLALHSSEASFGGDPAANLIQPGNFLSLSPDVLALLERQVQKRSDFLMWKEKEKRKDSFPEQLRPDYQPNSSGIMLESVADKPVHQQPPYPKTLEDQLQQKPTQLFWGLPSLHSESLPSAVHVSSGSSLNFIFNRNSNASTAQESPGLPHPRPLSLPEIQPEPLPQTLPQSQPLPLTQVQSQADPKSPLLVTPPGPLPQIRICGVYFHRPQNESESLSSSEIQQLEWNMLQKQQESLWGLPSVIQRSQEDFCPLAPNTSHHRQPQAHVSVSVLPGEFALSSELRKKLEHHLRKRLIQHRWGLPRRIRESVSLMLPPTGFLEASKSESSDGISLIPVFKGQTSKQVNVELSQPGSFQERSSEMLQLEKDVGKDQEHSQENGQKDHLLKDPNSSSDKDLGYGSEKNINSQIVSLSEKNLRVSAESLQLENVLKVHLSKKFEEINEGRLPGTVHSSWHAIKQTLILSVKSHTEIKERSLPSSVGESYSLNTFQDLTFVDPSAQQMLEAHIKRFRMRMLWGLPSKVLESIHIFKLKDASSQSLSHASFSSSTNAISEADSKSGSSKSFRRSSKSFHGDKVGTTNSAPVLGHSLPATSPVEKGRQRVLKQTHPSVNYGLAEDVQKIKDPRQIHRPVSLCITGRGSHRQTQLADRYPGKTLAKQVGARYEPKYKSMSSGDKGKMQQGKKVEKSEPVSMPKLSREIFRAEELDTFQLKTNDMLTTNKSGSSQITNVNENKVETTVTTESPQPKLPVPQDPKCLSLKEQLFDELKFRLEKREHSQAQGQPTDMSLASDNLTYKASLTPAPGVPGGDTGESQVLHVHVEDRGIRMEQQQEPWVPKHGFQRGQDKNFPPTVKTVSSPGCRAEEQGGGDAGLGTSQLRRKSLPPQEMALEEMLVSKSSQTLSKKGQPLPEGHIRKRMKHFLQWLYPGEKCKRQEDPQEKGSPIPSAQSRGLAKSRAAVTGSTEAQKIVTDIGKFLEEKLGYRHALDATSSQEDPPSPAHFEQSQRKAAVQVHTEPVRGHPFNSKAPSKVTNTKSCRKEAILAGQSYPPSTRQIRSKKRQPQKAVALKDQQLCQKHPPPVPHREPVPHPSPTHRCQAGQARPAAPATAEGTVFRDLSLLFRQKTLLQNFQGGKLPIQK; encoded by the exons ATGGAATTCAGAAAATGGAatgttctctcatttttgagtAGCCCCACTGACCCATGTCTGAGCTTTGGCTCCACCTCCTTGGATATTGACTCTGACCTCTTTTTCCTGTGTGGGCTGGGGTTGCTCCTTCTGTTCCTGTGGTACCTGGTGGGGCTTCCATGTTTACCAACCTTCTGTAAAATCAAAGGCATCCAAAAG cGTCAGGGCAGaaccaggaggagaaggaaaggcgGCACACTGGCAG GTTGGAAATTTCACCAgatagaaacagaggaaaaaacgAAGCTGATTTCTATTCTGAAAAG CCCCCTGGGCCAGCATGATGATACCATCCGCTTTCGTCAGCTCTTATGTCCAGATCCCTTCTGTGAGGTGTGTAATAATGCAACTGCTGAGGTCAACTGGCTGCTGTTCCCGGAGGCCCTGGAAGACTCTGCTTCCTCTATGTCCCCTTTGGCTTCCACAGCTTCTGTGGCCGATTCATCATTGACTCTGTCCCCTGCCTTCTCAGCAGTCTCTCCAGGAGATCTACTACCAGCCTCTCTGCCTGAGCCTTCCCCAATGCCCCCCTCCATTCTTCCACCTAGCTCCATGACCCCCTTAGCTGACTTTTTTTCACCCTCACCACTGGGTCACACTCTGGCATTAGAGCCTTTTGCTTCCTTGGATTCTGAATTCCCAGTAGATTATTCCTCACCCCAACCCCTTGCCTTTTCCCCTCTCCTACCACATGGCACACAGACAGTAGATCCTGTTCTCCCACCAGAGACCACTTTGTCTCTGAATACCATCCTTTCCCTTGACCCCACCCTTTCCCATGATATCAACCGCTTATCAGATTTGTCCCAAGCAATGAATCCCACTGATTCTTTTGCACCACCAACCCTGTCTGTTTTACCACAGCCAGACTGCACTTTAACTGTCACTCAGTCTAAATCAATTGCCATCCTACTGACACCTGTTCCTGAGAATCTGCCTACAGAAAGCCCTGGCATGCTGTCCACTTATGTCCCAAAACTCACAGGCATTGATCATTCAAGACTGTCAATTTCGGACTTCTCCTGGTGGCAAGTTCATGCCAAAGACTTAATTCCTTCCACATTGGCACAATGTGATTTCAATCAAGAGTTTCTCGCCCTCCACTCTTCAGAGGCCTCTTTTGGGGGAGACCCTGCAGCCAACCTCATACAGCCTGGTAATTTCTTAAGTCTCAGCCCTGATGTCCTGGCACTCCTGGAGAGACAAGTACAAAAGAGGAGCGATTTCCTGAtgtggaaagaaaaggaaaagagaaaagattctTTTCCAGAACAATTGAGGCCAGACTATCAACCAAATTCCTCAGGGATAATGTTAGAGTCAGTTGCTGATAAGCCTGTGCATCAACAACCTCCATATCCTAAGACCTTGGAGGACCAATTACAGCAAAAACCTACCCAGCTCTTCTGGGGTCTCCCATCTCTACACAGCGAGTCCTTGCCCTCTGCTGTTCATGTCTCCAGTGGCAGTTccttaaactttattttcaacagaaactcAAATGCCTCTACCGCCCAAGAATCCCCAGGACTTCCCCATCCCCGACCTCTGTCCTTGCCTGAGATTCAGCCTGAACCCTTGCCTCAAACCCTGCCTCAATCTCAGCCCCTACCTCTCACTCAGGTTCAGTCCCAAGCTGACCCAAAATCCCCACTCCTGGTCACACCACCTGGCCCTCTACCCCAGATTAGGATCTGTGGAGTGTATTTCCATAGACCTCAGAATGAATCAGAATCTCTCTCCTCAAGTGAAATTCAACAGCTGGAATGGAACATGTTGCAGAAACAACAGGAAAGTTTGTGGGGTTTACCCTCTGTGATCCAAAGATCTCAGGAAGACTTTTGTCCATTAGCTCCTAACACTTCTCACCACCGGCAACCTCAGGCCCATGTTTCAGTCTCCGTCCTTCCTGGGGAGTTTGCTCTCAGCAGTGAACTTCGGAAGAAACTAGAGCATCACCTTCGAAAGAGGCTCATTCAACACCGGTGGGGCCTTCCCCGGAGAATCAGAGAGTCTGTGTCACTGATGTTGCCTCCAACTGGTTTTTTAGAGGCATCTAAGTCAGAGAGCAGTGATGGAATCTCACTGATCCCTGTGTTTAAGGGTCAGACTAGCAAACAAGTAAATGTTGAATTGAGTCAACCTGGAAGCTTCCAAGAGAGAAGCTCAGAAATGCTCCAGCTAGAGAAAGATGTGGGGAAAGATCAGGAACATAGCCAAGAGAAtggtcagaaagatcacctgtTAAAAGACCCAAACAGCTCTTCAGATAAGGATCTGGGGTATGGCTCTGAGAAAAACATAAACAGTCAGATAGTGAGTCTCTCAGAGAAAAATTTAAGGGTGTCAGCAGAGAGTCTACAACTTGAAAATGTCCTAAAAGTACATTTGAGTAAGAAGTTTGAGGAAATAAATGAGGGTCGACTCCCTGGGACTGTGCATAGTTCATGGCATGCCATCAAGCAAACATTGATTCTTTCTGTGAAATCCCACACcgaaataaaagagagaagtttGCCATCATCAGTGGGTGAGTCCTACTCCTTGAACACTTTCCAGGACCTGACTTTTGTTGATCCCAGCGCACAGCAGATGCTGGAAGCACATATTAAAAGGTTTCGTATGAGGATGTTGTGGGGCCTTCCTTCCAAGGTCCTTGAATCcatacacatttttaaactgaaagatgCCTCATCCCAGTCCTTGTCCCACGCCAGTTTTTCCTCCTCAACCAATGCGATTTCTGAGGCAGACTCCAAATCTGGGAGCTCCAAGTCCTTTAGAAGAAGCTCTAAATCTTTCCATGGAGACAAAGTTGGAACAACCAATTCAGCCCCTGTCCTGGGTCACTCTCTCCCTGCCACCTCACCCGtggagaaaggaagacagagggtCCTGAAACAAACACACCCTTCTGTCAACTATGGGCTTGCAGAGGATGTTCAGAAAATTAAGGATCCCAGACAGATTCATCGGCCTGTCTCACTCTGCATCACAGGGAGAGGAAGTCATAGACAGACGCAACTAGCTGATAGATATCCTGGAAAGACTCTTGCAAAGCAAGTTGGAGCCAGATATGAGCCAAAGTATAAGAGTATGAGTTCTGGTGATAAAGGAAAAATGCAACAGGGCAAAAAGGTGGAGAAGTCAGAACCTGTTTCTATGCCCAAATTGTCTAGGGAGATATTTAGGGCTGAGGAGCTTGAcacttttcaattaaaaactaaTGACATGTTGACAACCAACAAGTCAGGGAGCTCCCAAATAACAAATGTGAATGAGAATAAAGTAGAAACTACTGTGACCACTGAAAGCCCCCAACCCAAACTACCAGTTCCCCAAGATCCTAAATGCTTATCCCTTAAAGAACAACTGTTTGATGAGTTAAAGTTTAGATTGGAGAAGAGGGAGCATAGCCAAGCTCAAGGCCAACCCACGGACATGTCCCTTGCTTCAGATAACTTGACTTACAAGGCCTCACTGACTCCTGCCCCGGGTGTCCCAGGTGGGGACACAGGAGAGTCCCAGGTGCTGCATGTCcatgtggaggacagaggaatcaGGATGGAACAGCAGCAGGAACCTTGGGTCCCTAAGCATGGCTTCCAGAGGGGCCAGGATAAGAATTTCCCACCAACTGTGAAGACAGTGAGCTCCCCAGGGTGCAGAGCAGAAGAGCAAGGTGGAGGGGATGCAGGGCTGGGGACATCCCAGCTTAGGAGGAAAAGTTTGCCTCCTCAGGAGATGGCTCTAGAGGAGATGCTTGTGAGCAAGTCTTCCCAGACCCTTTCAAAGAAAGGACAGCCTCTTCCTGAAGGCcatatcagaaaaagaatgaagcactTTTTGCAGTGGCTGTATCCTGGggaaaaatgcaaaaggcaagaagatccccaggaaaagggCAGCCCCATACCAAGCGCACAGAGCAGAGGCCTAGCTAAAAGCAGAGCTGCTGTTACTGGATCAACAGAGGCTCAGAAAATCGTGACAGATATCGGGAAGTTCCTAGAGGAGAAACTGGGCTATCGGCATGCATTAGATGCCACCAGCTCTCAAGAGGACCCTCCTTCCCCGGCGCACTTTGAGCAATCTCAACGAAAGGCTGCAGTACAGGTCCACACAGAGCCTGTCCGGGGACATCCTTTCAACTCCAAGGCTCCCTCCAAAGTGACAAATACCAAGTCCTGCCGCAAAGAAGCTATCTTGGCTGGCCAGAGCTATCCTCCAAGTACAAGACAGATCAGAAGCAAGAAAAGACAGCCCCAGAAAGCTGTGGCATTGAAGGACCAGCAATTGTGTCAGAAACATCCCCCACCAGTGCCCCACAGGGAGCCTGTGCCCCACCCAAGCCCCACCCACAGGTGTCAAGCTGGCCAGGCCCGTCCAGCTGCGCCCGCCACTGCTGAAGGCACTGTGTTCAGAGATCTGTCTCTACTGTTTAGGCAGAAAACACTTCTCCAGAATTTCCAAGGAGGAAAACTTCCCATCCAAAAATAA
- the LOC110122589 gene encoding spermatogenesis-associated protein 31D3-like, with product MVEVQLNFLSFPILAFVCWVGLLLLSLCYLKGNSSFSIFWKQGDIDQHQGRTRRRRKGGTLAGWRTCQSEAEEARKELYLLQRPLGQHDDTTRFRQLLCPDPFCEVCNNATAEVNRLLFPEALEDATSSVSPLASTAPVTESSFTLSQAFSAAPPGNLPPASLPEPPSLPTSILSPSPTTPLTDFFLPSPMGHSLASEPFSSLDSKFPVDYSPPQTFAFPHLLPHDTQRADPVVPPEATLFLDTISSLDPTLSQDIKPLSDLSQAMNPTDSFACPHAPLTLFVSPQPDCTLPVTQPKSISTLLKPVLEKSSPDSPSELSTCVSTIRGTEQSSLSVSDFSLWQTQAMNMLLPALPHSDFQREHVSLHPQDTYLWGDSVTKHKEANSHSFSGFNIRGLLERQIKNRIAFQSLEKKEKEEGPFLKQMWSEYQRTSSGSLLQSLDVQKTTAPQTGWNSESKPEKLHICQQLLYVTTLGGNLQQKYQLFWGLPSLHSESLAATLLVSSRSSPLESHFVLFNGICNASAVKTRGQESPPLLHSRPRLLPHGYPPQPSSQTKPQSQSLPFTQVQPQAHLQSQLPILSSSSPSQIRDSGVSFHRFQNESDFHTVTENQHLEWHVLQKQQESLWGLVPVLQKSQEATCSQAHNVPLVNQPSHAYVPVSILPGHCHIISEPQKKLELHVPRRLIPHWYLQACRNLESLALMGPQYKLAEVPQQRGRHVQLQLSELQGQGSNNIEKTELGLPGNFQERVSTKFQLRDDMRKNLGYILEKSPEDSPQDVSECYLVQGLRAALETKTNCVGHSRNHSRNELLNVSRKDTDWNQIKTILRLHVSTKSWQISAGRIPTGVCRSWLADDNTLLPSASSQTNVEDPHSKNTTVGKVCHQISTPEVSFLDHNTLKVLEAHILRFRVTQRWGLPLKVVESIKFYMLREATTWPLPQFDFPSSTTHISGVDSKDGLSKPLEERSKTSQGNKVRTTNSNSMLDHPFPVMSSVGQEGQRAPQPSHSATYQKLAEGIQTIERGRQTFQPVTHRNKDKVSQNETLLDNRCSPGVPVRQAGYKPEPRDETGNFSNRVETIQGQKTVRKNSEHSTMFSVSREIFRAKELQALESQSCNILTTSKLRSSQMTKVKMNKVETTLTTQCPSPKISAPRDSEISDFQKEILTELKFKFKNKEHSQADHFPTDMPLTSSRLPSKSSLTLAQSVSTGDMAASQMLHIHSEDSGTSMEQRQDPSKHAPSKCQDNNFPPAAERAPLGSKAGEYRSEDSGAGMSTDRRKSHLVEERELKDTSSSLSQNEQLPPESYFRKKMRRFFQWIDFMRKIKDQESPQQKAKFMSTFAQHQDSIESAALFVSHGPLEAHELMRAIGKILEEKLACRFESETLGLSQHKKELQTQVESGKGHPSNYVALPDLRQEEWISPKSSNQEAAYADQSCLTSARQNRDGVRHPQKDVAFEDQVLCQNQPSSLSSRELVSHPSPTCVHQECQIPPASLTPEEDTVFRDLTLLFKQKSLLQHFQGEEISPKNSFSH from the exons ATGGTTGAAGTCCAGCTCAACTTCCTAAGTTTTCCCATCCTTGCCTTTGTGTGTTGGGTGGGGCTCCTTCTTCTGTCACTGTGCTACCTAAAGGGGAACTCAAGTTTCTCAATATTTTGGAAACAGGGAGACATCGATCAG catcagggcagaaccaggaggagaaggaaaggcgGCACACTGGCAG GTTGGAGAACTTGCCAGAGCGAAGCAGAGGAGGCAAGAAAGGAGCTTTATCTTCTGCAAAG GCCCCTGGGCCAGCATGATGATACCACCCGCTTTCGTCAGCTGTTATGTCCAGACCCCTTCTGTGAGGTGTGTAATAACGCAACTGCTGAGGTCAATCGGCTGCTGTTCCCGGAGGCCCTGGAAGACGCTACttcctctgtgtctcctttggCTTCCACAGCTCCTGTGACTGAGTCATCGTTTACTCTGTCCCAGGCCTTCTCAGCAGCTCCTCCAGGAAACCTACCACCAGCCTCTCTGCCGGAGCCTCCCTCGCTGCCCACCTCTATTCTCTCTCCTAGCCCAACGACCCCcttaactgacttttttttacCCTCACCAATGGGCCACTCTCTGGCCTCAGAGCCTTTTTCTTCCTTGGATTCCAAATTCCCAGTGGATTATTCCCCACCCCAAACCTTTGCTTTCCCCCACCTCCTACCACATGACACTCAGAGAGCAGACCCTGTTGTTCCACCAGAGGCCACATTGTTTCTGGATACCATTTCCTCTCTTGACCCCACCCTTTCCCAAGATATCAAGCCCTTATCAGATTTGTCCCAGGCAATGAATCCCACTGATTCTTTTGCTTGTCCTCATGCACCACTGACCCTATTTGTTTCACCACAGCCAGACTGCACTTTACCTGTGACTCAACCTAAATCAATTTCCACTTTACTGAAGCCTGTTCTGGAGAAGTCATCTCCAGATAGCCCTAGTGAGTTGTCCACTTGTGTTTCAACAATCAGAGGCACTGAACAGTCAAGCCTGTCAGTTTCAGACTTCTCTTTGTGGCAAACTCAGGCCATGAACATGCTCCTCCCAGCATTACCACACTCTGATTTTCAGCGAGAGCATGTTTCTCTCCATCCACAAGACACTTATCTCTGGGGAGACTCTGTTACCAAGCACAAGGAAGCCAATAGCCATTCTTTCTCTGGCTTTAACATCCGTGGACTCTTGGAGagacaaataaaaaacagaatagcTTTCCAGAgtttagagaagaaagaaaaggaggagggaccatttttaaaacaaatgtggtCAGAATACCAACGGACATCTTCAGGGAGTTTGTTGCAGTCACTTGATGTGCAGAAAACTACAGCCCCCCAAACTGGCTGGAACAGTGAAAGCAAACCAGAGAAGCTCCACATTTGCCAGCAGCTCTTATATGTCACGACTTTGGGGGGAAACTTGCAGCAGAAATATCAGCTCTTCTGGGGTCTTCCCTCTTTGCACAGTGAGTCCCTAGCGGCTACTCTTCTGGTTTCTAGCAGGAGCTCCCCTCTAGAGTCTCACTTTGTCTTATTCAATGGAATCTGTAATGCTTCTGCAGTCAAAACGCGGGGTCAAGAATCTCCACCACTTCTTCATTCCCGTCCCCGTCTCCTTCCCCATGGATATCCACCACAACCCTCGTCTCAAACTAAGCCACAATCCCAGTCTCTACCTTTCACTCAGGTCCAGCCCCAGGCCCACCTTCAATCCCAACTCCCAATCCTATCATCTTCTTCTCCATCCCAGATTAGGGACTCTGGAGTGTCTTTCCACAGATTCCAGAATGAGTCCGACTTTCATACTGTGACTGAAAATCAACATCTGGAGTGGCATGTGTTACAGAAGCAACAGGAAAGTTTGTGGGGTTTAGTTCCTGTGCTCCAAAAATCTCAAGAAGCCACTTGTTCTCAAGCTCATAACGTCCCATTGGTCAATCAGCCATCCCATGCCTATGTCCCAGTCTCCATCCTTCCTGGCCATTGTCATATCATCAGCGAACCCCAGAAGAAACTGGAGCTCCACGTTCCAAGGAGGCTAATTCCACACTGGTACCTCCAAGCCTGCAGGAATCTAGAGTCTCTAGCACTGATGGGGCCTCAATACAAATTAGCAGAAGTACCTcagcagagaggcaggcatgtTCAGTTACAACTCTCCGAGCTTCAGGGCCAGGGTAGCAACAATATAGAGAAGACTGAATTGGGTCTCCCAGGAAATTTCCAAGAGAGGGTCTCAACAAAGTTTCAGCTAAGGGATGACATGAGGAAGAATCTTGGCTATATCCTTGAGAAGAGCCCAGAAGACAGCCCACAAGATGTCTCAGAATGTTACCTAGTGCAGGGTCTGAGGGCTGCCTTGGAGACAAAAACTAACTGTGTGGGTCACTCAAGGAATCACTCAAGGAATGAATTATTAAATGTCTCAAGAAAGGACACAGATTGGAATcaaataaaaaccattcttagatTACATGTGAGCACGAAATCTTGGCAGATTAGTGCGGGTAGGATTCCTACAGGTGTGTGTCGTTCATGGCTGGCTGATGACAATACTTTGCTTCCTTCTGCAAGCTCCCAAACCAATGTGGAAGACCCACATTCAAAAAACACAACTGTAGGTAAAGTATGCCACCAGATTAGCACTCCAGAGGTTTCTTTTCTTGATCACAATACCTTAAAGGTGCTAGAAGCCCATATTTTAAGGTTTCGTGTGACTCAGAGATGGGGCCTACCCCTCAAAGTTGTTGAATCCATAAAATTCTATATGTTGAGAGAAGCCACAACATGGCCTCTTCCTCAATTTGACTTTCCCTCCTCAACCACCCATATTTCTGGGGTAGACTCCAAAGATGGGCTTTCCAAGCCCCTTGAAGAAAGATCTAAAACTTCTCAGGGAAATAAGGTGAGAACCACAAATTCAAACTCCATGCTGGATCATCCTTTCCCTGTTATGTCATCTGTGGGCCAAGAAGGACAGAGGGCCCCACAACCATCACACTCTGCTACCTACCAAAAGCTTGCAGAGGGCATTCAGACAATTGAGCGTGGCAGACAGACTTTTCAGCCCGtcacacacagaaacaaagacaaaGTCAGTCAGAATGAGACTCTCTTGGACAACAGATGCAGCCCAGGGGTGCCTGTAAGGCAAGCTGGGTACAAACCTGAGCCAAGGGATGAGACTGGGAACTTCAGTAATAGAGTAGAAACGATTCAGGGCCAAAAGACAGTGAGGAAGAATTCAGAACATTCCACAATGTTCAGTGTGTCCAGGGAGATATTCAGGGCCAAGGAGCTTCAGGCTCTTGAATCACAATCCTGTAACATCTTGACAACCAGCAAATTGAGAAGTTCCCAAATGACAAAGGTCAAAATGAATAAAGTAGAAACTACCCTGACTACTCAATGTCCCTCACCAAAAATATCTGCTCCCCGAGATTCTGAAATATCAGACTTTCAAAAAGAGATCCTTACTGAGTTAAAGTTTAAGTTCAAGAATAAGGAGCATAGCCAGGCTGACCACTTTCCCACAGACATGCCCCTGACTTCAAGTAGGTTGCCTTCCAAGTCTTCACTGACTCTTGCCCAGAGTGTCTCCACTGGGGACATGGCAGCTTCCCAGATGCTACACATCCACTCGGAGGACAGTGGGACCAGCATGGAGCAGAGGCAGGATCCCTCTAAGCATGCACCATCGAAGTGCCAGGATAATAACTTCCCACCTGCTGCAGAGAGAGCGCCTTTGGGCTCCAAAGCAGGAGAATACAGAAGTGAAGATTCAGGAGCAGGGATGTCTACAGACAGAAGGAAGAGCCACCTTGTTGAGGAAAGAGAATTAAAGGACACTTCCTCATCTCTGTCACAGAATGAGCAGCTTCCTCCTGAAAGTTACTTCAGAAAAAAGATGAGGCGATTTTTTCAGTGGATTGATTtcatgagaaaaatcaaagaccaggaaagtccccaacaAAAAGCCAAATTCATGTCAACCTTTGCACAGCACCAAGACTCAATTGAAAGTGCAGCTCTCTTTGTGAGTCATGGGCCCCTTGAAGCTCATGAGCTCATGAGAGCCATTGGGAAGATCCTAGAAGAGAAGCTGGCATGTCGGTTTGAATCTGAGACTTTGGGATTAAGTCAGCACAAGAAGGAACTACAGACCCAGGTAGAGTCTGGTAAGGGACATCCCTCCAACTATGTTGCTCTCCCTGACTTACGGCAAGAGGAATGGATAAGTCCCAAGTCCTCAAACCAAGAAGCTGCTTATGCTGATCAGAGTTGTCTTACAAGTGCCAGACAGAACAGAGATGGGGTCAGACATCCCCAGAAAGATGTGGCCTTTGAGGATCAGGTATTATGTCAGAATCAACcctcttccctgtcctccagggAGTTGGTAAGCCACCCAAGCCCCACCTGTGTGCATCAAGAATGCCAGATACCTCCAGCCTCCCTCACTCCTGAAGAAGACACTGTGTTCAGAGATCTGACTCTTCTATTCAAACAGAAATCACTTCTCCAGCATTTCCAGGGagaagaaatttctccaaagaactctTTCAGTCACTGA